From the Fusarium keratoplasticum isolate Fu6.1 chromosome 14, whole genome shotgun sequence genome, the window GTTAATGGTGTTCATTTAGCTGTTAACGGGGGTCTCCATATTGATTAGTCCTGTTAAATTGAGTTGCCTTGACCATGGCTCAACGGTGCCCTTGGACGCTTAATTTCGTACTTTAGCATGCATGTGATCGCTTGAAATCTCAGCAGCTCAGGCTGTAATTGACGTACCCAGACATCATGCACTGAACAGAACTTCTGCCGCGACCGAGTGAAGACTTTCTACGAGCATACACACCCGAGAGTAGATAACGATGGGCCTGAGCACTATTTTGGCTTTTACCCGGGCAAGCTTTGAGCCAAGATCACTCTTCGAGTCGTGTCAAGTCAATGCGAAACTCAGAAATAGTAATAACATTTCCTTCCAGCCGAGATGATATTGAATCGCACTGCTCCCCCTGGTTTCGTCACCTTACGCCCCGGTCAAGATGCCGAAGCCCTTTGTACTTGGTAGCTGAGCTCAGAGTTAGAGACCTGAGCAGTCCATTATTCGCCAACCTCACGATCCTGGTGCCAGTGAGCCAAGCGCTTAACAAAGGGCCAGCTCCAGGTAGCATGACGAATTCGACCACCCCATATGTACATGGGAATCCACATCAAGATAACGCTCCCCGAAATACCTGCCATGGCACCAAATGCATTGGAATACCCGGACTTTGCAATCCATGGGTTTGTAtagaaagaaagaagaaagccGAAAGCAGCTGAATCACGAGAGTCAGTACTGAACACCAACTTCTTACCCAACACCTATGAGACTCACACTTGAATGCATGCTGTGTCACAGCAAGCTCTCCTGCCACTGGGCGGTAGCCATCGATAGTATAGACCAGGCTGATGTTGGTGGCCTGTACAATTGAGAAGTTCACTACCGAGTCTGTTAGCGTTTTTCTTCCTGATCATGAGTCAACTCACAAAGACCCAAGCCAATGGTAGGCACGATCCAGTGTAATCCCTTGTCGATGCCCACTCCGTACAGCACAAGAGCAAGTGGAGCAGTAATGAGAGAGATTGATACAGCAGGAAGTCTCATTTCCGGGTGTCGTATGCCATCATTGCGCCGAGTTAACCAGTCAGCCACCATGTCGCTGAACCGTCCACCAAAGAAAGCGCCAATACCGGCTCCCACAGGGCAAGCGATGAAGCAGAGACCAGACTGCCATGCCTCAAAGCCATAAAGGGTATTGAAAGCGACAGCAAAGTTGGAAGTAATGGCAACGAGGAATCCAATCGTGACAGACATCATCAGCGTAGCCCAAAGAACAGGAGGAAGAGTTAGGAGGATGACTGGACGGAagaagagcttgaggatAGACTCTTGAGTGTGGATGCCACTGAAAAGAGCCAGGCTTTGCCAATATGTGCGCTTTGGTGGAAATCTATGAGATGGCTGGCTTGTTGATGCAACTTCGGCTTGGAAGACCTCGGGGTCCATGTCCTCAGCTTTGGAGCTTTGGTTCATGATGTTCTTGTGCTGAGTGACCGTTCGAGGCTCTTCTGCATCCCCCGCACGGTTATATCTCGTTTCTGgaaaggcaaagatgatCAGGGTGGTGCAGGACCCGATCAAGGCGACGGATACCCAGTAGATGTATCTCCAGTGCaggtccttggtgatgagtccggcgatgatgatacCACAGCCAACTCCTGCAGACAGTGCGGTAGTATAGATCCTGGAACACTTGTTGGATGAATTATTCTAATCAGGTAGCTGGGCCAAATACTTACGCCATAATGGTGCCTCTCTCatgaagaaagaagagatcGGAGATTGTTAATGGTGCCAGACACTCGGCAGCGCCCGAAGCAAATCCCATCATGATACGCGCTCCCAATGAACTGTTATATGAAGTAGCACCGCCGGCCCATGCCGAGAAGGCAGTGTAAAGAGCGAACGAGACAACATATATCGGTCGGCGACCGAACTTTGCGATGAGGGGCATCCACATCAAGTTCGACATGCCCTGAAGGAGCGCAGTGCTGGTAAAAAAGTACGCAACCTTGGCGATGTTGCCGCTGAGGTCGGGACCTGGAGGACCGAAGAAGTCTGTGGTGATGCTTATGAGAGCGACGGATGGGCCGGCCGCCAGGAagttgctgaagaagatggcgaacgagacgaggacggcaaggTAGACGCGGTACGGCTTCGACCTGTGTGCGATCCATGGGGTTAGAGGTGTAACTTCAGGTGAAGACATATTCATTGGGGATACGAACCAATTCAAAGGGTCATTGGGGTCGTCTGTTGGGGTCGGAATGAGGATGATATCGTTGGTTTCTTCATGACGAAGGCGGAGCTCTCCAAGAGTATTCTCCTGTCGCGTCGTGGTTTCGGCGACCTTGCCGCCTTCCGCAGTGATTGTTGACATAGTGTCGGGTGTCACCAAGACGGACGTAGTTGGATGATGATTGACAATAAATCAGAAAGATGTCATTAATTGATCGAACTGGGAGGACAATCGGTAAAGGTAAAGATGACAGGGAGCGTAACGGATGGGTGTATTTATCACCTTGCagagatggtggtgaggtcGAGACAATCTGAGATTTACCTCTGCGACGAATGAAAGAAGGGTGAAGCAACCGGTGACCCTGACCCTGCTCGGTAGGCGCGGATGAGGGGAGGACCAGATCCTGGGGTCGTGGCTTGGCCCTGACCATGAACCCCATGGGGTTGCCCAGAGCGGTCTAGGCCGTTCTGAAAGCTGAGAAACTCTAATAGACCCCTGAATTGTTACAGAGGTGCGGCAATAGGGATTCTACCAGCGGCTGGTCACAGTCACAAGGATCAAAATAGGAACAGAAGAGAGGAATTAGCAGTGAACCATTATGTTTTTTCGATGTCTTTCTTAATAAAAGGGTCTCTGTAGGTGAACAACCAGGCCTCGTGAGACCGCTCACTCGTTATGCCCCCAAGTCTCTTGCGGTCAAGTATCAGAACCACCAGAAAAGATGCCAAGGCTATCTCCACCATTCGTCCACCTCATCTGCAACAAGGAGTGCCATGATACACCGAATACAAGCAAGAGACacaccttcttcaccttTCGGGAGATAACAGTTTCGGAGCTGGCCCCCCCGAAAGAAATGGACCACATACCGAGTTGACGGAGACTCAATCCCCCTCATTCCCGAAACCCCTCATTGCCGGCCCCTCCTTTGGACCCTCACAACAAGGAGTGACAGGAAGATGGTGGGCCGGGACCATAGCAACTATCGATTGCCACCGCCCGTAGCATTAATGTTAGCGGCAATGAACTTGGTTGAACCCAGCGTTTCTGGGGTATTGGCTTGTTGGGCCAAGCATGGATTAAAGCAGCTAAAAGGCGaagtggaagaagagaaatcTGGACAACACTCACAGC encodes:
- a CDS encoding MFS domain-containing protein, whose amino-acid sequence is MSTITAEGGKVAETTTRQENTLGELRLRHEETNDIILIPTPTDDPNDPLNWSKPYRVYLAVLVSFAIFFSNFLAAGPSVALISITTDFFGPPGPDLSGNIAKVAYFFTSTALLQGMSNLMWMPLIAKFGRRPIYVVSFALYTAFSAWAGGATSYNSSLGARIMMGFASGAAECLAPLTISDLFFLHERGTIMAIYTTALSAGVGCGIIIAGLITKDLHWRYIYWVSVALIGSCTTLIIFAFPETRYNRAGDAEEPRTVTQHKNIMNQSSKAEDMDPEVFQAEVASTSQPSHRFPPKRTYWQSLALFSGIHTQESILKLFFRPVILLTLPPVLWATLMMSVTIGFLVAITSNFAVAFNTLYGFEAWQSGLCFIACPVGAGIGAFFGGRFSDMVADWLTRRNDGIRHPEMRLPAVSISLITAPLALVLYGVGIDKGLHWIVPTIGLGLLNFSIVQATNISLVYTIDGYRPVAGELAVTQHAFKSAFGFLLSFYTNPWIAKSGYSNAFGAMAGISGSVILMWIPMYIWGGRIRHATWSWPFVKRLAHWHQDREVGE